DNA from Elaeis guineensis isolate ETL-2024a chromosome 2, EG11, whole genome shotgun sequence:
AATGAGAGGAGTTTGTGCCAATAAGAgagagaataaaaggtgtttgcatcgatgagagaaagagagaggagtttTTATCAATGAGAGACAAAGAGAGGGAGATAATATCTTGTATTTTGCCGGCGAGAGACAAAAGGAGAGAGAGGTGAGAGAGGGAAGAATGCCATTTGAAAGAGACTTCATTCCTATGTGTCTCATCCCCATTAacgtatatatttttttaatatttttaaatgtcATCTCATTCAAACAAAAGGGAAGAATGCCATTTGAAAGTGAGCTCATCTCTACATGTTCCATCTCCATTaacacatatatttttttattaatttcaaatacCACCTTATCTAAACAAAAAATTAATAGTCCAAATAGCTCATTGCTTTCATGTCCCATCtccattaagataatttttttcaaatgccATCTCATCCAAACAAAAGCCAATACAGTCTTATCCCTAAtaaatgagtttttttttttttgattaaataagGCCACATGAGCCAAATGGCGGTGGAAGCCTCTCTGTTAGCTAAAAAGGAGTGTATTGAGATCTACATTGATTCAAAGATTAAGGAGTTGATCGGATTTGGGCTCATATATCACCTCTGTAATTGCGTATGCAACATTTCACAAATACCCCAAGGGACCTTCACTgatgaaagaaaaatgaaagaattaTCTGTGAAAGATaacattaaaagaagaagaagatagaaacaAATATAAACAGTAACTAAAGAGAAAAACAATTCCTCACAATGCAAGATAAATTTATCACCATTTGAGATTCATTGAGCAAAGAGGAGCTTATGCACCAAAAGATTTCGCCATTGATTTAAAGAAAAATCGAACAATATACCAGCAGATTTTCCTTCCTTTTATAAAAAACTAGCAACTAAagcaaaaaataatgatttggatTTAAAGGTATATCAAGAGTCATAGGATATGCCCCATTAAATAGATTATTTCATCAACTAAAACCCATCTATCCAGTAGAATATAATTCTTTTAAGGGAAGAGAAAAACAAAAAGATTCCATCATTATCAATGAAACTCCACACAAGAGAGTCAAAAAGTCCGATTTGAAAGCGTCCTGAATCTATAAAAACTCACCAAACATTGGGTTATTATTCCTCCATATCCCCTCCAAagaccaaaattaaatcaaaaagttCCAGATattttactaaaaaattaaatctagtcAGTCTACAGATTTATGATAAAACTACAGAACGATTAGGATAACCATTGTAATTCTAGGAagcaaacaaaataaaaaaagaagaaaacctaATCCAACTCAGAGTTGAGAAAAGAATATacctaaaaataagaaaagaagataaCCAAACCAAATCAGGGTCGAGAAAAGAACATACCTTGCTCGACAAAGTTCGATTGCTCTGGCCGTTGATCTGAAAAGGGGAGAGAAAtggagagaagggagaagaaagaaagaagaagcagaaaaaacaaagaaaagagaagggaaaGTAAAGGAACAAGACTGAAGATAGAAAGAGCTTGGAGAAAATTTCTGATTGGGTTTGGGCATCGATTATGATTCTGGCTTGGCTCATCAAAAATTATGAAGGATTTGGGCTTCATGGATACGGGGGAAGACACTTCATTGCGGTATAAAATTTTTCTCCTCACGTGTCACCTTGGAACCAATGAATTAAGGCCCAATTCCCTCAATCTTTGCCAACGGTTCATCGGGCAAAAATGTTTTCCCAACAACTATCGCTCTCTGTTGGGAAATATTACATATAGTAATATATTTGCAATGGAAATAAATATTCAttggaaaaaattatttttttctatgcaTGATTTGTTATCTGTTGGAAATGTTTGTTGCAAATATAGCTTTTTCTTGTAGTGTCTTGATTAAAGCTTGAACCAAACCCAATTCAAGATTTGATAAAAAACTCTTACTAAAGCCAACCAAAACAGAATCTGAATTTAaccaatttgaaatttaatttttcaatttgtcTCTAACCAGATAGCAAGAATAAAACCCTTGTAAAACCGTCATAGGCCTCTATCTAAGAACACAGAACATGACCCTGAGTCGCACCTTGATGGACGCCCAAGTGAAGTGGGTCCGCGACCGTGGCCTCGACCATGGCATCGAGAAGGAGAAGCATCTCCAGCCCTTCCGCGCCCTCAAAgacctcctctccttctccttcccctcCCTACATTTCCTAAAACCCTTTgcccctttctctctcctcttcttgAGCGTTTTAGAGGTGGACGATGGTGAGAGTGACGGGGAGAGCGCTTCGAGCTTGGACCTCGAGACGGGAGCCTTCTCAAGGAGCCATTCTCGCTGGGCCGTTGCTTCCTCCCTTCCTCCTCCAAGATAGATTCTTGCGGCCGGCCTCGGCGGTGGAAAGCTGGGTAGTCGCAGGGGCCATGGCGATGGGGCTTTCCATCCGCGGCAGCCCTCTCAGACCTTACACTTCCCTTCCCCCTCCTTCTCCCTCCACCACTCGGTCACCGGCTTGACGCTGCCGCCCCTCCGTCTGCGAGCTTCGACGTGGTACTTCCGTGAGCTTCCACGAGGTGAGGTTCCGGAAGCTTCCGCGAGCATTGCGAGGGAGCTTTCATAAGCGTTTTCCTCAGGTTTTTCCATCCTCAGGAGTCTCAATTGGGTGGGAGGCTTGAAACGGACGAAGCGGCCGAACAGGGAGGTGATGGCGGTGGCGAGTGTTTCTTCCACGTGGcttcctctctcttttcccaAACCCCATGTGTGAAACGAAGACCCTGCCAATGTAGAGGCCTtcgttttaatatatatatatatatatatatatatatatatatatattagatacgaGGATATGAGAGCGAGATGTTTGACATTTTTGTCTTCTAATTGGAAAGCCCAGACAAGCTAGTTCCATTTTTGTCCAGATTCCATTATCGACCATCTAACAATAGTATCCACAATTGGCAATTGCCATATGGTTTTCATTTTCCTTGTGTCCGAAGAAGAAAGACCTAATGTTACTCGCAATTGCCTTATGGTTTTCGTTCGCCTTGTGCGAAAAGAGAGATCCAATCTTGTCTCCACACGCCACTCGCCTCGCATAAGTCGATGGGACATGAAGGTTATTATCCTGCATTTTATGACCTCTCCAGTCTCGTAATCAACATGCATGGCACGTCGAATCAAAATGACAAAGGAATGATGTGAAACAAAATCTGTACTGATGAATGCTCCAGACATCTGGCCATCAGGAAATGGATCGCTGGTTAAAGATTGTCGGGGAAAGATCCACCTTGGTTCAATTCTTGACTTGAAAGACAGGTTAGTTTTGTTAGTCCCACAAATTCAACGAATAACAAGATGATATGAAAGCAAAGCCCGAAATAAAAAAGAACGGGAATATGTTACCATGGTACAATGAACTGCATGTTGGGAGATTTCGTGAAGTAATTAGCTCGGTAATTGATTAGACTGATATCTAACATACGAGCACACCATAACTTGACGTTTGGATCGTGTTCGAAGTTTCATGACAAGATGATCGCCTTCCATGTCACCATGTACATTGCACCATGCACGATCCGAAGCAATGAGATCATAAGACATGACGTATATCCGTCAAAGGTCCAACCATTCCGTGGCAGGGGATGCATGCATGAGTACAATACATGTTTGGGTGATGTGACATGCCATTCCATCTCCGGTAGGCGAACACTCTTTTTATCTCCAAGGCTCCCTTTTCTGCTGGCCGAAAGATATGACTGACGAATGCACAAATGTTTGGAGTCTTTGTGCCCATCGGTTCGTCGCCAACCAAAGCCACATGCCTTATTACAGCGCCTCTCATCCGAGCCCATGCCCCCCTAGGCCACCGCCCTTTTATCGGTTGGCAAGGCAACTTCACGACGGCATTTAAATGCCGGTTACCTGGTTACCATTACGCAAGTACCATCATTTTGAGACACACTCACGTTCTCCCACTTTTCTCggggaaatcaaaaaaattttgaggaccgatataaaaagaagaataatagatgattatggtATCGATATCAATACCGAACACCCCTACTAAATATGGAGTTTATATGACTGTATATATCTTTAACATTATCTATATGTATGAAAAATATGGACACTAAACTTCCAGCAAACTTAAAATATCTTAATGAACTTCTTGCTTTTGAATATTGTGGATGCCAGTGATTTAGTATAAAATCCTTTGCCATTAAAAGGCCTCTTACTTTACGAACACGTTCATATACTAGGAAACAATAGTTGGACTTACAATCAACCATTTTTAATTATCTAACTATATGTGTGGATGATTGATCACAAGCTTTTTGTTTATCTGAGATTAGATGGATGGCCAAAGAATTTTAAAttgattgaataataattattttacatACGTTGATTATAATGTTTACAAACCGGGAATCTTCTAACAAGATGCTAGTAAACTAACTAAAAATTCTCTATATCAATACGCGTGTCAAAACCCTTTTGGGTAATGTTGATTTCACAACGAGCTAGCCACGTTTTTGTATATTGTGTGTGGGTGATGCTCAATGCGGGTGCAAACTGATAGGTTAAGATGCAAGTTATGCAtgtgattaaaaaattatcattaatttttaattatcaaaCCTTCACGATCCATCCAATGATTGGTTGGGCGTGCAAACCACATGCCTCGACTGGTATGTAGAAGGATGTGAATGATACGTACGCCTACTTTTTTAGTCGACCATGAAAATTAGTTATGTTATGCATGCGAGTACGTAGATAAATCTCAAACGAAAATATAAAAGAGTATACATGATACGCCTCTATACCTTATTTTTCAGTAACTTTAAAGGAATTAAAAGTCGCTTAAGATCCTTACGTTTCAAACTCTTGCACCTCTGAATCTCAGTTTGTGCCTGACAATCATAGATTGAAAGTTCCAACCCATGGATTGAGTAGAAATCCTTCTCTCTCCGAAGCGACCGACGTGTGTATTTATATGCGCACAACGACATGGTTCCTCCACCATAACCAAGAAGATCCAGAACTAAATAGGTTTTGTGATACTAGCGATGGCCCCACAAAAATTGCTTCTGCTCTCTCTCGTCTTGTTCTCCTTCAAGAGCCTCTTCTGTTATAGCAGACTGGATGAAGACAGCACCCTTGGCTACCTTGATGATATTTCTTCTTATGGCATGGCTGCATATCCATCATACTATGGAGCAGTCCATGGAGAAAGAGGTGCAATTGCATATCAACCCAATAGGTTTGTCCTGGAGAGAGTCGCTCGAGTTGCTagatttaggtcttcacaaaatgtGGTGAATGTGGAGGACTATGGTGCTAAAGGTGATGGAACTGACGGTACTGAGGTAACCTTCATTTCATTACTTAATTTAGATGCAACTCCAATTTGGTTTAATAAATgcctcgattttttttttttttcggtttcttttttctttttttcgctGTGCGTGCTTGTGTGCAGCATGTGCTCGTACTGTATTATAGATTCTTTTATATGATATTGAAAACTTGAATATCCGTAGTGCCAGATAAGTGGAGTGACATTTGTCATGtggttttttttttaggcatttgAAGAGGCCTGGAAGGAAGCTTGCTCCTCTTCTACTTCAGCTGTCCTCATGGTGCCTGAGAACAAGAACTACCTACTTAAGCCAATCACCTTCTCTGGCCCTTGCAAATCTGATGTTTCACTGATGGTGAGATGAATCAAACAATGCGATGCTTTCCCAACTAAAAGTATAgtttgataaatttaataaacAATATGTGATGCAAAACCCACTGGTTTTCTGCTCAGAATACAGTTTTTTCATGTTCAGTTTGTGCATCACATGCACCAGCTTCTAATGTTATATATGTTGTGAGTCAGATCAAAGGAACAATTGAAGCATCTTCAGACCAATCAGATTGGAACGGAAAGAACGGCAGACACTGGATCCTATTCAGTGGCATCCAAAATCTTTATGTGGGTGGTGGTGGAAACATTAACGGCAACGGGAAGATATGGTGGCAAAACTCTTGCAAAATCAATAAATCACTTGTAAGCATTAATTTGCATGATATCTTAAAATTTACTTCTCCTCTTCATCAAGAAATAACTAACTTCGTACGTAAAATTGTTTTCTTTTTCAGCCTTGCAAGAATGCCCCAACGGTACGTTTGGAATCCCtttacatgagaaaaaaaaaaatatatatattctcGCACATGCTTGAAATTGACGGTGATTTCTTATTGGGAGACTTGTTTTTCCTCCAACAGGCCCTGACCTTTTACTCTTGTGACAAATTGACGGTGGAGAACTTGAACATTAAAGATAGCCAACAGATTCATGTATCGTTTGAGAGAAGCACCAATGTTGATGTTTCAAGCCTCACCATCACCGCTCCAGAGTCGAGTCCAAATACTGATGGCATTCACGTTACCGAGACCAAAAATATACGGGTAACAAATTGTGTTATCGGGACTGGTACGATCGATACAAGACTAACCATAGCAGTCTATCTTACCGATGTTTTTTGTTTACGTACGCTAACAATGTACTTTAAGATCATGCATGCTAACCTATTCTCCTTTTCTACAAACTAATGAAGGTGATGACTGCATATCTATCGAAAGTGGGTCTCAAAATGTGAACGCTACAAATATAGTCTGTGGACCAGGCCACGGAATCAGGTATAAAACTCTTTTTTAACTCCAAAATAGAAGCACTAAGTATGGGTTGATTCAACTTAATTTTGTCTACTATTCAACATCACCAGTATTGGAAGTTTAGGAGATCATGGCTCGAAAGCCCAACTCTCGAATGTGATTGTGGACACGGCACAACTGAAAGGAACCACAAATGGTGCCAGGATCAAGACCTGGCAGGTGAGTGTAGTTTTCTCTCTTTCCCATTAATTCCTCGTATGGAAAGGACAAATTTGCAAAGACTTTTGGAATTAAGGAGTGCCACCTTTCGGTTCCACTTAGAGATTTAAAAGCGTCAAGACAAAGGTTGACGAAAGTcactttttttgtaaaaaaaattcgaCACATCTGATTAACGTACAGGTGTCAATCTTTACATGGGGTGTTGAAAGTTATGCTGGTTTGGAAACCGTATTGTGGGTGGGCTAATTGTTCCCATCATTCCTGGTAGCACATTCCTCACG
Protein-coding regions in this window:
- the LOC140855675 gene encoding polygalacturonase-like isoform X2, with product MAPQKLLLLSLVLFSFKSLFCYSRLDEDSTLGYLDDISSYGMAAYPSYYGAVHGERGAIAYQPNRFVLERVARVARFRSSQNVVNVEDYGAKGDGTDGTEAFEEAWKEACSSSTSAVLMVPENKNYLLKPITFSGPCKSDVSLMIKGTIEASSDQSDWNGKNGRHWILFSGIQNLYVGGGGNINGNGKIWWQNSCKINKSLPCKNAPTALTFYSCDKLTVENLNIKDSQQIHVSFERSTNVDVSSLTITAPESSPNTDGIHVTETKNIRVTNCVIGTGDDCISIESGSQNVNATNIVCGPGHGISIGSLGDHGSKAQLSNVIVDTAQLKGTTNGARIKTWQTSAVEVSNVLYKNFKGTSASEVAIKFDCSTTVPCHDIILQDIDLAGGDGDATTSLCNHVNWTKKGNVIPLPCAK
- the LOC140855675 gene encoding polygalacturonase-like isoform X1, yielding MAPQKLLLLSLVLFSFKSLFCYSRLDEDSTLGYLDDISSYGMAAYPSYYGAVHGERGAIAYQPNRFVLERVARVARFRSSQNVVNVEDYGAKGDGTDGTEAFEEAWKEACSSSTSAVLMVPENKNYLLKPITFSGPCKSDVSLMIKGTIEASSDQSDWNGKNGRHWILFSGIQNLYVGGGGNINGNGKIWWQNSCKINKSLPCKNAPTALTFYSCDKLTVENLNIKDSQQIHVSFERSTNVDVSSLTITAPESSPNTDGIHVTETKNIRVTNCVIGTGDDCISIESGSQNVNATNIVCGPGHGISIGSLGDHGSKAQLSNVIVDTAQLKGTTNGARIKTWQGGRGYAKNIVFQNFVMHEVKNPIIIDQNYCDSKTPCKQQTSAVEVSNVLYKNFKGTSASEVAIKFDCSTTVPCHDIILQDIDLAGGDGDATTSLCNHVNWTKKGNVIPLPCAK